DNA from Triticum aestivum cultivar Chinese Spring chromosome 7D, IWGSC CS RefSeq v2.1, whole genome shotgun sequence:
CGGATGGTCGCACGCAGCGGCCGCAGGCAAGCCGCGTCCATCGCCGCCGGTGGGGAGGAGCGACGGGAATGGAATGCTTGCAGTACAAAGGGTGGGTATGAGCGTTGTGGCAGCGGCCGCGGCATTGTCGACGCCGGGAGGGGAGCATATCAGTGCAGAATGGCTCCAACATGACCAACAACCTCATCTCTAAGCCTAAGATGAATACCCTTCCAAGTTTCAACTCTGAAATTTTTCTTCTCTattttgtaattttctttatcTTGTGAGATATTGTTGCTATTGTAAACAATTTGTATTGCAGTGGATCAATTGGCTTCTTagggtgaaaaaacaaatttgaACACCCAAGGTTGAATTCCTGGATCCGCCACTGCCCACGCGGAGGTTGATTGGGCTTGTTGGAACTTATGCTTGCTATGGTTAAGCCTGCGTGCTTTTGGCCTACATGTTATAATGATGTACTTGCTGGGCTGTATGATTTTCGTTTCCTTTTGAACCTTGTTTGAATGCTGCGGAGTGGCTTTATTAATCTATAAAGGCGGACGCTCCTAGCGTCTTGGTTCTAAAATAATATTATGATAGTCCATGGCTTACACGGAGACATGTGTACGGTGAATCGAATCTACCTACACCGGCCACAAGTGAAGCCTAGCTCACTATCGATGACTAGTCCAAGATGGCGATGGCCTCCTCGGCGGTGTCTCCTTTGGTGGCGAGATCCTCAGGCTCCGGCAGGCCACCACCTCGAAGCACCTGCACCTCCAGCACCACCTCCCTGTTGCCGCCATCTCCAGCATACCCGGACACCAGCTCGAACACACACGCATCGCCGACCTGCAGCCGGTTCTGGACGGCGAAGTCCGCCCAGCCCTGGTCGAGTCTCTTCAGCTTGGTGTCACCGCAGTAGCTCATGAAAATCTGGACGTCGAACTCGAGCTTTCTAGCTCGGCTCGCGCTCGCCCAGGCTCGGCCCGGGTTTGATTCGGCCCGAGAAATAAAAAGGCCGAGCCGAGCTGCGTTATTGGGCTTGTTTCGGCCTCGGGCCGAGCCCAACTCGGCTCGAGCTAGCCCGTGAGCTCGTCCAATTCTGCAGCCCAGAATGGCCCAGCCTNNNNNNNNNNNNNNNNNNNNNNNNNNNNNNNNNNNNNNNNNNNNNNNNNNNNNNNNNNNNNNNNNNNNNNNNNNNNNNNNNNNNNNNNNNNNNNNNNNNNNNNNNNNNNNNNNNNNNNNNNNNNNNNNNNNNNNNNNNNNNNNNNNNNNNNNNNNNNNNNNNNNNNNNNNNNNNNNNNNNNNNNNNNNNNNNNNNNNNNNNNNNNNNNNNNNNNNNNNNNNNNNNNNNNTAgccgccgccgtcgcagcagcaatTACTCGGCGTCCTTGCTGGCTCGGCACACCATACACTAGCCGATGACACACACGCCGCTTGTCCAGATTGCCCATGGAGCCAtggagaagaataaagagaggtcATTGACGCCGGCATCGAGCCTGTTCGCTCCAAGGCCAATCCAAGCATCGTCCTTGTCGACCCGCATGTGATGGCAAAGCAGCAGGGGCGAGCACGGCCAACCACCCCATGCCTCCGCCTCGGCGTCTACCTGACACCAAAGGTGCCGGCGCGCGCGCGGCAGCTGCTGTTGCATCCGGCTAAACTCATGAATGGTTTATGTTTATCTCAAGTGCTTGAGTGCTGTCCACCTGATGTCCAAATTTCAGTGTACTTGTTGTATAATTTTTTGGTGTGTGCTGTCAAAGTTTCTGTGTTGATACTGTCCAAATTTAAGTGCTGGAGTGTTGTCCAAAATTGGCTGCATTTGATGTCCAAATGTCAGTGTGCTTGCTGCCCAAACTTGGGTGTATTTGCTGTCAAAGTTTCAAACATTGAGTGTTGATGCCGTCCAAATTTCAGTAAATTTGTGGTACAGTTTTTTTGGTGTACTTGATGTCAAAATTTCAGTGTTGATGATGTTGAAATTTGAGTGAGCCAAATCAAGTCATTTGCTGCTATCTTTCCATGTCTTGGTGAAAAAAGGTGCTAGTTAGCACATATAAATAGTAATCTGCACGCTGATGTGCAGTGCACAGTGCATGCACACGAGCTGCCGAGTTGGACCCAGTCAGCACAAAGCTCGGGTCGAGCCTGGGAATGAGGCTCGCCTGCGCAGTTAGCTCGGGCTGGCTCGGCTCGTGCTGGGCGAGCTAATGGCTGGCTCGGCCCGAGCTCGGCTCGCGTCCAGGTCATGATACACGAGCTCCCGCAGCACCGGAGCACCACCGCCGCGTGCCTCGCCGGTAGCCGGCGCTGGAAGTGGGTCGGGATGATCTGCACGGTCAGGCGCAAGAAGCACAGGAGATCAGGGCATGAGCAATTGATTATGAAGCTAGCCGCCATTGTTGCAGGCTTGCAGCATCGTATCATACCAGCACATAGGGCTTCTGGACGTGGGTCTTGCACATGACGGCGGTGAAGAAGGGTCGGTCGCCGGAGAGTGGGGTGatctcctcatcttcctctgcGCGCTGCTGCAAGCCCTACTTTTGCACAGAAAAAACTATGCTCATATGCAAAAATAAAGGAAATCAAAATATTATGGAGTGGAGAAGGGGGGGAGCAGTTCACCATGAGAGCACAGCAGGGTTGGGAAGAGAGAAGCAGATCACCATGAGAGCACAGCAGGGTTGGGAAGAGAGAAGCAGATCACCATGAGAGCACAGCAGGCATGGAAGAAGAAGAAAGCACTTGACTTTGGATGATCTTCGGCCAATCGCAAAGGTGTGGAGCGACTGTGCAGCCAACTTTAAGCCTCCTCAACTTTACCAAGTCACCATGGTAAAAAAAAAAAAGCAAGAGAACCAACCAGCCAGCAGTACTATAGAGTTAAAGCAATGAACTGATTTAGCACACATGTAGAAATATAGAGTTATTTTTCACTGGTCCCAACATTGGCAAGTATTCACTGCTCACTGCATTTTGTACTAGCTAGCATGTGATGGAGCTGCCAAGGTGCACCCATGACTCCTAGAGTTATTTTTTCTCTGCTGAATCCACGGGAGTTTCAGCGCCCATCAATTATATTTTAGCTTGCCAATTCAACAACTCATAGGAGCTACACTAACATTGCTCATTTTTGCTAAATATTCTAAAAAATCACACACATTGACTCCAAGTAATTGCCAAAAAAAATTTACTTGCAAGGTTAGCACAATGTAAGATCATGAACACGTCCACAAAATATTATACATCCAACAATCTGTCCCATGTTACATTCATTTCTGGAACGTCAGATTGTTAGGATTTCAGATACTATCAGAGGTGCAGTCGCTGCTCCCTGGAAAGTCAAAGGAGaaattggaaaaaaattggaggtcTACAAATTACAGTTTGTCGCAAGCATGTAAAAGAAAAGGATGCAGAACACTAGGTGGAACGCAAGAGTAACTGCTACAAGTGTACAAAAATCAATATATTCTCAATGTTTATCCATTTAATTCCAACTACATTATCAACTActacctctgtaaacaaatataagtctTATATTTGTTTAAAGAGGGAGTACAAAAGAACGAAGACGTAACAAAAAGATTTTTTGTCTCGTTATGAGGTCTACAAATTATAGTAGGTAAAACAAAAGGTGCAAAATAGCAGGTAACAAAGAACTGAGTCCAACAAACAGTACTGTAGAATTATTGCAGTTAAATGGTACAGCATACATATGGCACAGCTGCTCCCAAAAATGAGTTCCTTTACTACTCATTGCATTTGGAAAGTATTCATTGCTCACTGCACTTGCAAAGCACCATGTGATGGAGCTGGCAAGATCCATCAACCATTGTGCTGAATCCATGGGAGTTCCCGTGCCCATCATTTATTCCAGTGTAACAATACACCACCTTATTAAGCCAAGCTTCACTAAGTTGCACAGTTTGTAAAATTCTACAAAATCCCATACAATGGCTCCGAGTAATCGCCAAGAATTTTTTACATAGGGGTTACGATAATGTAAAATCGTGTGTGAAACCCCCCAGGAAACATTATACAGCCAACAATATATATTCAGGCTCCCTCAGTTTGTGGACCCCAGAACAGCATGGCGGAGTGTTCAGCGTTCAGAGATCAGAGATACATTTGCCGCTGATGAAGTCTACCACTTGCATGACTGCCTGGTCAAGCGCCATCGTCACCGAGATCAGGTTTTGCAGAAACTCCTCGGCTGTTGGCTTCTCCCCATCAACAATGTCAGTCACAGCTTTGACAAAGATAGCGGGTGTTGAGAACAAGTCAGCAACATATGCCACCGCTGCTCCCTGGAATGGCAAATGAGAGAAAATAAAACAAGTATGAGATCTACAAATTATAGTTTGCTAGCATGTACAAGAGATGGATACAGAACAGTAACGAAACTGAGTTGCCAGCCATAATTAACATAAATGGTTATATTAGTGCTTATCTATTTAACTTCAACTATAGCATCACCTAGCAAGAACTATACAGATCAGTAAAGAACTACTCAAAGCGATAATTCAAAACAATGCCCGGGCTCATCTATACCTGATGAACAGTAAATTAAAGAAGTAAAAATAAAACCTGAAATTTTCTGGCATTGAAGATGCTCACGTGCGCAAGGTGCTTAGAAATTTTCATGGTGTTTGGACATCTGAg
Protein-coding regions in this window:
- the LOC123165960 gene encoding B3 domain-containing protein Os06g0112300-like, whose product is MAASFIINCSCPDLLCFLRLTVQIIPTHFQRRLPARHAAVVLRCCGSSWIFMSYCGDTKLKRLDQGWADFAVQNRLQVGDACVFELVSGYAGDGGNREVVLEVQVLRGGGLPEPEDLATKGDTAEEAIAILD